ttcagaaagtGTGTGTATCTAGACAAGTAGCTCTTCTCATCATATCTAGGTAAATTTTCATTAGTGTCGGAATCACTATCGATTTCTTCTAGTTCGTCGCTGTCGGGATCACTGAAAGCGACTCTTTTGAAAATGACAGAGGAACCTCTGCAATGTGGGTATCTTCGTCTGGGGGCAACATTGTCCGAAATCACTGCTAAATCCTCTTCCGCATTTTCTTCAGCACTTCTTTTCAGATAACTGGAATTACCAGGCCTTCCATCGCTGTTTCTTTCAGCAGTTGGATCGGGAGACTCGTCGTCTTCAAATTTATCACTATCTGAAACACACTCTTCTGGTAAAGAATCATCACTGATATTGTCAATACCACTGTCGCCATTTGCAGTCAATGTTCGACGCCTGCCACTTTTACAGGCACTGCTGCACTCTCCATTTTCCTCCTGCCTCATCTCGACATCGACTTCCTCGTTTTTATCGTTTCCGGCATCTGCCAGTTCTGGGTTGCAATCCTGATAGTcaaactctaaaaatattttctgagtgCCTGGGTTATTTGCATGAGCAGAGTTGTCAGAATCAACTTCTTCAGCATTTTTGTCTTCACTTGTACCAGCTACTTGTATGTCCTCATCATTTGAAGCTAAATCCTCTTCCCTTCTGTCAACAGCAGGAGGTTCTGGGGTTTCAGCCCTGGCTTCTTCAATAAATGGGATGACAATCCTTCTGAAGAACCTCCTATTCTTTTTATGCTTGCTTTTTTTGATGACTCTCTTTTCTGTTAGAAATGGATTTTCCACTTCAACCGTCTGACGCAAAATCACTCGAATTGCAGTTCTGCAAATTTCTTGCAAGAGCAGAGGACTTTTctcagctaaaaaaaattttaaaatttaaaaatcggacaatgaattttaagaattgcTTATAATACTTTCAATGAATTCACAGTTCCTTTAAATCGAAAATCAGCATCTacaatctgatatttttttccaattctaaagatgaaaattaataaagaaacatgCATGGGTTATCAAATAAGTTCCTATCCTTTTTTCTATCACTAAGTCAAATTAAACAggcgaaaaaattttttttgtttcctgttgcatga
This window of the Parasteatoda tepidariorum isolate YZ-2023 chromosome 4, CAS_Ptep_4.0, whole genome shotgun sequence genome carries:
- the LOC107443159 gene encoding protein-L-isoaspartate O-methyltransferase domain-containing protein 1: MGGAVSAGEDNDELIDNLVNGEYIKTYVIEKAFRAVDRGKYFLEECRENAYRDLAWKNGNIHLSAPCIYSEVMESLKLGPGLSFLNLGSGTGYLSTMAGLLLGPYGTNHGVELHQSNVEYARNILDEFQSYSPALDKYDFCPPSFVVGNCLLLDSSAPQYDRVYCGASCPTEHENFIKNLVRVGGILVMPINDSLMQIVRTSETTFDVRNVLPVSFASLVVPTVDDGILTSVKLPEKSPLLLQEICRTAIRVILRQTVEVENPFLTEKRVIKKSKHKKNRRFFRRIVIPFIEEARAETPEPPAVDRREEDLASNDEDIQVAGTSEDKNAEEVDSDNSAHANNPGTQKIFLEFDYQDCNPELADAGNDKNEEVDVEMRQEENGECSSACKSGRRRTLTANGDSGIDNISDDSLPEECVSDSDKFEDDESPDPTAERNSDGRPGNSSYLKRSAEENAEEDLAVISDNVAPRRRYPHCRGSSVIFKRVAFSDPDSDELEEIDSDSDTNENLPRYDEKSYLSRYTHFLKQKINQLPIPHPLKIYLNLSRPV